CGGGGGTTTGTGTGTGGTGTGAGGGTAATAGTAGTGTGAGAGTGTACGAGAAAACCCTTGTAAGACAAGCTCTAAACGGCGTTGAGTGGTGGCTACTAATGCCCGTATAGATCACGGCTTGGGTTTGTACCCTTGCCCGTGGTGGTGGGTTTGGCGGTCTTTGGCTTGTTGTTCTCGGCGTTCCTGCATTTGTTTTAAGCGCCGTTGTTGTTCTGCCTCCCAAGAATTAAAGTCGGTGGCATCGTTGAGAAGATCTTTCATACTGTCGAGCGTTTCCGCCACCATGCCACCTATAACCGTTTCCCTTAAAATTCGGTCGTTGGGGGTGTGCTGGTCGGTGTCGGTAGCCTTGGCGGTTGCCGTGTCTGACTGTACCGATACGCTACTATGTGCTTTTTTTCGGGGTGTGGTGTTGGCTCATGCTGGCTCTCATGGTGGCGTCAAAAGTTGCCCACGGTTCCGCCAGTCCTAAAGTGGCAAAGCGGTATTTCTTGCCGTCTCGGTCTTGAATCCCTGCGTGCTTACCTCGTTGGTAAAAGGTAAAGCCTGCCTCATTCATGGACTCAGTAAAGGCTTGGGGAGTGGTGGAGGTGGAGAAAATAGCCTCAAGGGTAGCTTTGACTTCATCCCGTTTCGGGGTTTTTCCTGTTCGGCGTTTGAGTTCTGCCCCTTGGTTGGAAAGTCGGGCTTTGCTCTGCTTGGCTTCTTTCTGCTCTGCGGTAAGGTTGCCAAAGAAAACGGCTTTTTGGTTGAGTTCGGGGTAGTGGGTTAAAACATGGCGCTCTAGGTGGGTTTGTATCTCGCTAAACTGCTCTTTAGAAAGGCGTACCCGTCCGGTACTCTCGATCTGGTTGGAGCTAATCACTAAGTGAAAGTGTAAGTGTTCGGTGTGGTCGTCGTGAATCATTCCAAAGGCGAGTTGGTGGGGCGCTCTGGCTGAAAGATAACTTTTGACGATCTGAGCCAGTTTCTCTTTTTGCTCCTCAAGGCTCAAGTGGG
This is a stretch of genomic DNA from Thiofilum sp.. It encodes these proteins:
- a CDS encoding relaxase/mobilization nuclease domain-containing protein, which codes for MSRKKATFSQLIDYIQKGASSESYTCYHNTTERHAEGLKREFEENAQHLRARKNGVSLYHEIISLKRQTHLSLEEQKEKLAQIVKSYLSARAPHQLAFGMIHDDHTEHLHFHLVISSNQIESTGRVRLSKEQFSEIQTHLERHVLTHYPELNQKAVFFGNLTAEQKEAKQSKARLSNQGAELKRRTGKTPKRDEVKATLEAIFSTSTTPQAFTESMNEAGFTFYQRGKHAGIQDRDGKKYRFATLGLAEPWATFDATMRASMSQHHTPKKST